The window GGGTTTTGCGTTCTGGCAAAGGGAAAGTGGTACAGCCGCGCGTTACTGTTGGCATGGCGGCACCTCCTGTGGCAATGGCACAACAAGAATCTATGATGGCAATGCCTTCTGGTGGGATGGCACCTTCTGGGGATGAAAAATATGCCCGAACAGTGGTTTTTTTCGCAACTGATCGAGAGAAAGATGACCCGAGGGATGTGGCAAGCTACTTCGGAGGAAAAAGAGGAAGAAAGATAAGCTATGGAACAGCCAGCGTAAGTATTCCCCGTGATCATAAAATGGGGGAATTGGAAAAGCCTTCCATCTGGAGACTGGAGTTTCGTCAAGACCCGGAAAAGCATGTTGTGCTCCTGGGAATCAATGAGCTTCCTGCCCAGAGATTTTATGAAGGGATATCGCAACGAATAAAGAACTCGGAAGGAAAAAAGGCCTTTATATTTATTCATGGATATAATGTGACCTTTGAGGATGCGGCAAGACGTACCGCCCAGATGGCCTATGACCTTGCCTTTGATGGCGCACCGATATTCTACAGCTGGCCTTCTCACGGGAAACTATTTAAGTATGCAGCAGATGAGGAGAATATCCGATGGTCTGAAAGAAACATTGAAGACTTCCTGCTCGACTTTACAAAGAAGTCAGATGCGGAAAGTATCTATCTGGTTGCCCATAGTATGGGAAACAGGGGACTGACACGGGCCTATGTCTCTTTATTGCAGAAAAAGCCGGAATTACATTCCCGCTTTAAAGAAGTAATTCTGGCTGCACCTGATATTGATGTTGATATCTTTACGCGTGATATAGTTCCTATTATGGCAGAATCCAGTGTTCCTGTTACTCTGTATGTTTCAGCCAATGATAAGGCCCTAGAGGCATCAAGGAGGTTTCATAATGCGGCCTACAGGAGGGTTGGTGACACTATCTCTTTGTACCCTCATGTTGAAACCATAGATTCTTCGAATGTTAAGACGGATTTTTTGGGCCATTCATACTTCGGGAATAATAATTCTGTCATTGCAGATATATTTAATATAGTTAAGAGAGGTCTGCGACCTGACCAACGGCCCGGACTGGCTAAGATATTTGCCTCTGATGGAATCTATTGGCGATTTAGGGAGTAATCAATCCTTAAAAATTCGTTACCCAATAAGGTACAGAAGATACAGGCTAAAGGCAGATGTGTCCCGGAATCTTCCGGGGAAGGAATACAACAGAGAGGATTGCAGATGTTGCTCACCAATACAGAAGAGATTCCAGGAAAAACCATTACAGTTTCTTATGGCCTTGTTTCCGGGAGCACAGTCAGGGCAAAGCATGCAGGTCGTGATATCATGGCAGGCCTGAAGAATATCTTCGGGGGAGAACTGAAAGGCTACACAGAACTCCTGCAGGAATCCAGGGATGAGGCGACCAAACGGATGAAGGCCCAGGCGAAACAGCTTGGTGCCAATGCGGTGGTCAATGTCCGTTTCTCCACCTCCTCCGTGGCTGCGGGTGCGGCGGAGATCTATGTCTATGGCACAGCTGTCACGGTGGAGTAGGATATGGATGCGCTTATTCAGCTGATTTTTTTCCTCACCTTATTGACCCTGGGCTATGCCTTTGGCAAGTTTGCTGAGAAAAGGCATTATCGTTCCATTATGGAGCGGGAAAAGCAATGGATGCATATCCCGACCACCACAGGGCGCCGTGTCCTGGGGGCAGACAGCAA is drawn from Candidatus Electrothrix aestuarii and contains these coding sequences:
- a CDS encoding alpha/beta hydrolase encodes the protein MSRLKNATVLLTLSLVMVICSYSQGRAASGRAKGEFVASEVCNTYLSLQEKSNPGNIMTEPGKAYPLVEWNKGWKSSEDFWYRIIMIQGDMQVYRWVYAECGTAEGAARMSAPSYPEARVLRSGKGKVVQPRVTVGMAAPPVAMAQQESMMAMPSGGMAPSGDEKYARTVVFFATDREKDDPRDVASYFGGKRGRKISYGTASVSIPRDHKMGELEKPSIWRLEFRQDPEKHVVLLGINELPAQRFYEGISQRIKNSEGKKAFIFIHGYNVTFEDAARRTAQMAYDLAFDGAPIFYSWPSHGKLFKYAADEENIRWSERNIEDFLLDFTKKSDAESIYLVAHSMGNRGLTRAYVSLLQKKPELHSRFKEVILAAPDIDVDIFTRDIVPIMAESSVPVTLYVSANDKALEASRRFHNAAYRRVGDTISLYPHVETIDSSNVKTDFLGHSYFGNNNSVIADIFNIVKRGLRPDQRPGLAKIFASDGIYWRFRE
- a CDS encoding YbjQ family protein is translated as MLLTNTEEIPGKTITVSYGLVSGSTVRAKHAGRDIMAGLKNIFGGELKGYTELLQESRDEATKRMKAQAKQLGANAVVNVRFSTSSVAAGAAEIYVYGTAVTVE